A single region of the Drosophila takahashii strain IR98-3 E-12201 chromosome 2R, DtakHiC1v2, whole genome shotgun sequence genome encodes:
- the Gapdh1 gene encoding glyceraldehyde-3-phosphate dehydrogenase 1, with protein sequence MSKIGINGFGRIGRLVLRAAIDKGANVVAVNDPFIDVNYMVYLFKFDSTHGRFKGTVVAEGGFLVVNGQKITVFSERDPANINWASAGAEYVVESTGVFTTIDKASTHLKGGAKKVIISAPSADAPMFVCGVNLDAYSPDMKVVSNASCTTNCLAPLAKVINDNFEIVEGLMTTVHATTATQKTVDGPSGKLWRDGRGAAQNIIPAATGAAKAVGKVIPALNGKLTGMAFRVPTPNVSVVDLTVRLGKGASYDEIKAKVEEASKGPLKGILGYTDEEVVSTDFLSDTHSSVFDAKAGISLNDKFVKLISWYDNEFGYSNRVIDLIKYMQTKD encoded by the coding sequence ATGTCGAAGATCGGAATTAACGGATTTGGCCGCATCGGCCGTCTGGTGCTGCGTGCCGCCATCGATAAGGGCGCCAATGTGGTGGCCGTCAACGATCCCTTCATCGATGTCAACTACATGGTCTATCTGTTCAAATTCGACTCGACTCACGGTCGTTTCAAGGGCACCGTGGTCGCCGAGGGCGGTTTCTTGGTGGTGAACGGCCAGAAGATTACCGTCTTCAGCGAACGCGACCCGGCCAACATCAACTGGGCCAGCGCCGGTGCTGAGTATGTGGTCGAGTCGACCGGAGTCTTCACCACCATCGACAAGGCGTCCACCCACTTGAAGGGCGGCGCCAAGAAGGTTATCATTTCGGCCCCCTCCGCCGATGCGCCCATGTTCGTGTGCGGCGTCAACCTGGACGCCTACAGCCCCGACATGAAGGTGGTCTCCAACGCCTCGTGCACCACCAACTGCCTGGCCCCCCTGGCCAAGGTCATCAATGACAACTTCGAGATCGTCGAGGGTCTGATGACCACGGTGCATGCCACCACTGCCACCCAGAAGACCGTCGACGGTCCCTCCGGCAAGCTGTGGCGCGACGGACGTGGCGCCGCCCAGAACATCATCCCGGCTGCCACCGGTGCCGCCAAGGCTGTGGGCAAGGTCATCCCGGCCCTCAACGGCAAGCTGACCGGCATGGCCTTCCGCGTGCCCACGCCCAATGTCTCCGTGGTGGATCTCACCGTCCGCCTGGGCAAGGGAGCCAGCTACGACGAGATCAAGGCCAAGGTCGAGGAGGCCTCCAAGGGTCCGCTGAAGGGAATCCTGGGCTACACCGACGAGGAGGTCGTTTCCACCGACTTCCTCAGCGACACCCACTCGTCGGTGTTCGACGCCAAGGCTGGCATTTCGCTGAACGACAAGTTCGTCAAGCTCATCTCGTGGTACGACAACGAGTTCGGCTACTCCAACCGCGTCATcgacctgatcaagtatatgCAGACCAAGGATTAA
- the LOC108067866 gene encoding uncharacterized protein has translation MTPNDTDAKRKMWKFDSKNSIICSGATSICFAIIYLTIFNESWFISYNFGVHIAALQILSSIVLILGATAEKYKYFVPWMITNSMFLYLMGYTGIVLLATDNWFLFIFKHIISVL, from the exons ATGACGCCGAACGATACGGacgcaaaaagaaaaatgtggAAATTTGACTCAAAAAATAGCATTATTTGCTCTGGGGCAACATCGATCTGCTTTGCTATCatctatttaacaattttcaaCGAGTCATGGT TTATATCCTACAACTTCGGAGTTCACATTGCGGCCTTGCAGATTTTGAGTAGTATAGTTCTCATCCTTGGTGCCACAGCA GAAAAGTACAAGTATTTCGTGCCCTGGATGATAACCAACTCTATGTTCCTTTATTTGATGGGTTACACAGGCATTGTGCTTTTGGCCACGGACAATTggtttttgttcatatttaaacacataatATCTGTCCTATGA
- the LOC108067799 gene encoding uncharacterized protein, whose product MLKLDTKGGIICSGILSIAFAITYLALMDDYFWRHGLYDLGIHISSLQILGSLGLIIGVIKEKYKFFVPWMITTGFFIYLMVYLGIILLTTNGEWIFVPAMVVPIAVYLGCALYSVQKAFDRMRKEEPPAYSNLSDKKGFINHI is encoded by the exons ATGTTGAAGTTGGACACCAAAGGAGGAATCATCTGCTCCGGCATTTTGTCCATAGCCTTTGCTATAACATATTTAGCCCTAATGGACGACTATTTCTGGAGAC atGGACTTTACGACTTGGGAATACACATTTCCTCTCTGCAAATATTGGGCAGTTTGGGCCTTATAATAGGGGTTATTAAG GAAAAGTACAAATTCTTTGTGCCGTGGATGATAACCACAGGATTCTTCATCTATCTGATGGTTTACTTGGGTATTATACTGTTAACCACAAATGGGGAGTGGATTTTCGTCCCGGCAATGGTTGTGCCGATTGCAG TTTACCTCGGCTGTGCTTTGTACTCGGTGCAAAAGGCCTTCGACAGGATGCGTAAGGAAGAGCCGCCAGCATATTCCAATTTGTCCGACAAAAAGGGGTTCATTAAtcatatttaa
- the CanB2 gene encoding calcineurin subunit B type 2, translated as MGNETSLPMEMCSNFDADEIRRLGKRFRKLDLDNSGALSVDEFMSLPELQQNPLVQRVIDIFDADGNGEVDFKEFIQGVSQFSVKGDKLSKLRFAFRIYDMDNDGYISNGELFQVLKMMVGNNLKETQLQQIVDKTIGFADKDEDGKISFDEFCSVVGNTDIHKKMVVDV; from the exons ATG GGAAATGAAACATCACTGCCCATGGAAATGTGTTCCAATT TCGACGCCGATGAGATCCGGCGGTTGGGCAAACGTTTCCGGAAACTGGACCTGGACAACTCGGGAGCGTTGAGCGTGGACGAGTTCATGTCACTGCCGGAACTGCAACAGAATCCCCTGGTGCAGCGCGTGATCGACATTTTCGACGCGGACGGCAACGGCGAGGTGGACTTCAAGGAGTTCATCCAGGGCGTCTCACAGTTCAGTGTCAAGGGCGACAAGCTGTCGAAGCTGCGCTTCGCCTTCCGCATCTACGACATGGACAATGATGGCTACATTTCTAACGGCGAACTGTTTCAG GTGTTAAAAATGATGGTGGGCAACAATCTGAAGGAAACGCAATTGCAGCAAATTGTGGACAAGACGATCGGTTTCGCGGATAAGGACGAGGACGGAAAGATCTCGTTCGATGAGTTCTGCTCGGTGGTCGGCAACACGGACATTCACAAGAAGATGGTTGTCGACGTCTAA
- the cn gene encoding kynurenine 3-monooxygenase, with amino-acid sequence MRQGIISQEVNGRQDSAGAAGEDGRRRRVAVVGAGLVGSLAALNFARMGNHVDLYEYREDIRQALVVQGRSINLALSQRGRKALAAVGLEQKVLATAIPMRGRMLHDVRGNTSVVLYDPCTNQCLYSVGRRQLNEVLLDACDKLPNIRCHFEHKLTSAKLREGSMEFRNPSDEVVTANADLIVGCDGAFSSVRQQLVRLPGFNYSQEYIETGYLELCIPSKSGDFQMPANYLHIWPRNSFMMIALPNQDKSFTVTLSMPFEVFAKIQNQDDLLDFFRTNFRDALPLIGEQQLIKDFFKTRPQHLVSIKCRPYHYADKALILGDAAHAMVPYYGQGMNAGMEDVTLLTGILGEQLPLDEALALFTEKRWQDAFAICDLAMYNYVEMRDLTKRWTFRLRKWLDTLLFRLFPSWIPLYNSVSFSSMPYSQCIANRKWQDRLLKRVSGATLLAAILAGGAIFAHRFI; translated from the exons ATGAGGCAAGGAATCATCAGCCAGGAGGTAAACGGTCGCCAGGATTCGGCGGGAGCTGCGGGGGAGGATGGACGGCGGCGCAGGGTGGCAGTTGTCGGAGCGGGTTTG GTGGGTTCTCTGGCGGCCTTAAACTTTGCCCGCATGGGCAACCACGTGGATTTGTACGAGTACCGGGAGGATATCCGGCAGGCTCTGGTTGTCCAGGGCAGGAGTATTAACCTGGCTCTTTCCCAGAGGGGTCGAAAGGCTCTGGCCGCCGTGGGTCTGGAGCAAAAGGTCCTGGCCACCGCCATACCCATGAGGGGTAGAATGCTGCACGATGTGAGGGGAAACACCAGCGTGGTCCTATACGATCCGTGCACCAATCAATGTCTGTATTCCGTGGGACGCCGTCAGCTCAACGAAGTCCTCTTGGATGCTTGTGATAAGTTGCCCAATATCCGCTGCCACTTTGAGCACAAATTAACGAGTGCCAAACTGAGAGAGGGATCCATGGAGTTCCGAAATCCCAGCGACGAAGTTGTAACTGCAAACGCAGATCTTATTGTGGGCTGTGATGGGGCCTTCAGTAGTGTTCGCCAGCAATTGGTCCGTTTGCCGGGATTTAATTACTCACAGGAGTATATAGAAACAGGTTACTTGGAGCTTTGTATTCCCTCGAAATCGGGTGATTTCCAGATGCCGGCTAATTACCTGCACATTTGGCCGCGTAATTCCTTTATGATGATTGCCCTGCCGAATCAGGATAAATCGTTTACGGTCACCCTCTCCATGCCTTTCGAGGTATTTGCTAAGATTCAAAATCAGGATGATCTACTGGATTTCTTTAGAACGAACTTCCGCGATGCACTGCCACTGATTGGGGAGCAACAGCTCATAAAGGACTTTTTTAAAACCCGACCACAGCATTTGGTGTCCATCAAGTGCAGACCCTATCACTATGCAGATAAGGCCCTGATCCTTGGCGATGCCGCCCATGCCATGGTTCCTTATTATGGCCAGGGAATGAATGCCGGAATGGAGGATGTTACGCTGTTGACCGGAATTTTGGGCGAGCAGCTGCCGCTGGATGAGGCGTTGGCCCTGTTTACCGAGAAACGCTGGCAGGATGCCTTCGCCATTTGCGATCTGGCCATGTACAACTATGTGGAG ATGCGCGACCTGACCAAACGATGGACCTTCCGGCTCCGAAAATGGCTGGACACCCTGCTCTTCCGTTTGTTTCCCAGCTGGATTCCACTCTATAATAGCGTCTCCTTTTCCAGTATGCCCT